From Serratia fonticola:
CCTTACTACGTCAGTTTGACTGGGGCAGGGTGCAGATTGAGGCGAATGGCGAACAGATGATCCTGACCCATTATGCCTACCCGCACAGTGCCGATCCGGCCAACGAGGACGTCTGGGCACTCTCTTTTGCCACGGTGCTTGAGGGGGCCTATGACACCTGGCTGCTGGCTCAGGGCGGTGAGCCGCATGTTTCCCTGCGCTGGCGCAGCCCGGCCAAAGATAACACCCTGGTCTTTTGCTACAGAAACGAGCAACGCAGGTAAACATGATGACGAAAAGCAGGTTTGGTAGGCTCCGCGTACTCCTGCTTTGGCTGGGGTTGGTGTTTTCCCTTGGTGCCCAGGCTGCCGACAGCGGTTGGGCGCAATACAAACAGCGTTTCCTGTTAGCTGACGGACGGATTGTCGATACCGGTAATAACAACGTCAGCCATACCGAAGGGCAAGGGTTTGCCATGCTGTTGGCGGTCTACAATGACGACCGTCCTGCGTTTGACAACGTCTGGCAATGGACCCGCAACACCTTGTATCGCCAGGATATCGGCCTGTTTTCCTGGCGCTATGAGCCGGGGAAGGCGGT
This genomic window contains:
- the bcsD gene encoding cellulose biosynthesis protein BcsD, which translates into the protein MQDINNTWYELDYYRQRQFKAGWQDLIEVVFSGILASADDTDSRDFLRLMGSNLAKKLPLPEAETVGELEDALNALLRQFDWGRVQIEANGEQMILTHYAYPHSADPANEDVWALSFATVLEGAYDTWLLAQGGEPHVSLRWRSPAKDNTLVFCYRNEQRR